From Actinomycetota bacterium, the proteins below share one genomic window:
- the nusB gene encoding transcription antitermination factor NusB: MTSRREARRQAIDVLYQADVTEKDPRIVLGEWRSAGREIDPFAEELVDGVAANRAEIDSILLSHVENWSLERMATLDRNILRVAVFELLHRPETPSSVAISEAVEIAKRLSTEDSSRFVNGILGKFAREFAVEDPAESE; this comes from the coding sequence ATGACGTCGCGGCGCGAGGCGCGCCGCCAAGCGATCGACGTCCTCTACCAGGCCGACGTCACGGAGAAGGATCCGCGAATCGTCCTCGGCGAGTGGCGCTCCGCAGGTCGGGAGATCGACCCGTTCGCCGAAGAGCTCGTCGACGGCGTCGCGGCCAATCGTGCCGAGATCGACTCGATCCTCCTGTCGCACGTGGAGAACTGGTCATTGGAACGAATGGCGACACTCGATCGCAACATCCTGCGCGTTGCCGTGTTTGAGCTTCTCCACCGTCCCGAAACCCCGTCGAGCGTTGCGATCAGCGAGGCCGTCGAGATCGCAAAGCGCCTGTCAACAGAGGACTCGAGCCGCTTCGTGAACGGCATCCTGGGCAAGTTCGCGCGCGAGTTCGCGGTCGAGGACCCAGCCGAATCCGAGTAA
- the pyrR gene encoding bifunctional pyr operon transcriptional regulator/uracil phosphoribosyltransferase PyrR, whose amino-acid sequence MDEADVRRAVTRIAHEILERNKGGSGVALVGIAARGDDLARRLAAEIERIESTSVPVGVLDITFYRDDIGMRGEAPEVHQTDVPFDVTGRTVVLVDDVLFTGRTIRAALDALVDFGRPRAIQLAVLVDRGHRELPIRADFVGKNVPTRRDDDVRVALREMDGDDGVVVEPAPTLRVAKTGTGDDRA is encoded by the coding sequence ATGGACGAGGCCGACGTCCGACGCGCCGTCACCCGCATCGCGCACGAGATCCTCGAGCGGAACAAGGGAGGGAGCGGGGTCGCGCTCGTGGGGATCGCCGCGCGCGGCGACGACCTGGCGAGGCGTCTCGCCGCGGAGATCGAGCGGATCGAGAGTACCTCCGTTCCGGTCGGCGTCCTCGACATCACGTTCTATCGAGACGACATCGGGATGCGGGGGGAAGCGCCAGAGGTGCACCAGACGGACGTTCCGTTCGACGTCACGGGCCGAACGGTCGTGCTGGTGGACGATGTGCTCTTCACGGGCCGGACGATCCGAGCGGCGCTCGACGCGCTCGTCGATTTCGGACGCCCACGCGCGATCCAGCTGGCAGTACTCGTCGACCGTGGGCACCGCGAGCTCCCGATCCGCGCGGACTTCGTCGGCAAGAACGTCCCCACACGCAGGGACGATGACGTACGGGTCGCGCTTCGGGAGATGGATGGCGACGACGGCGTCGTGGTCGAGCCGGCCCCGACGCTCCGAGTCGCGAAGACCGGAACGGGGGACGACCGAGCGTGA
- the efp gene encoding elongation factor P, whose amino-acid sequence MSVSTNDLKNGMTLDLDGTLFQIVEFQHVKPGKGGAFVRTKLRNVRTGAVVERTFNAGVKVGLAIVERKEMQYLYRDGDHYTFMDMESYEQLPVPASVVSDSAHYMAEGTNAQVAVHQGTPIAVELPASVPLTVTQTQPAVKGDTRTNAMKPATVETGHVVQVPLFVGEGERIKVDTRSGQYIERVK is encoded by the coding sequence GTGAGCGTCTCGACGAACGACCTGAAGAACGGGATGACGCTCGACCTCGACGGCACGCTGTTCCAGATCGTGGAGTTCCAACACGTAAAGCCGGGGAAGGGTGGCGCGTTCGTGCGCACGAAGCTCCGCAACGTCCGGACCGGCGCCGTGGTCGAGCGCACGTTCAATGCCGGAGTGAAGGTCGGCCTCGCCATCGTCGAACGCAAGGAGATGCAGTACCTGTATCGCGACGGCGACCACTACACCTTCATGGACATGGAGAGTTACGAGCAGTTGCCCGTGCCGGCGAGCGTGGTCAGCGACTCCGCGCACTACATGGCCGAGGGCACCAACGCGCAGGTCGCGGTCCACCAGGGCACGCCGATCGCCGTCGAGCTTCCGGCGTCCGTGCCGCTCACGGTCACCCAGACCCAGCCCGCGGTGAAGGGCGACACGCGAACCAACGCCATGAAGCCCGCCACGGTCGAGACCGGCCACGTGGTCCAGGTCCCGCTGTTCGTGGGGGAAGGGGAGCGGATCAAGGTTGACACGCGCTCGGGCCAATACATCGAGCGGGTGAAGTGA
- a CDS encoding dihydroorotate dehydrogenase electron transfer subunit: MKRARAEVLNARRFGVYHSITVVAPEVAERARPGQFLSIGMPEGRSFIFRRQFSIHEASRRGGWAGTLEFVFDRHGPGTSWLAGVRVHEFLDVIGPLGTAFAYPAKLNACLLVSEGHASAPMYFLAQELRARGKRVDMIVGAETHEHVFKPIEGKRLSQTFSIVTADGSLGERGTVLDALPGMLETTGAEVVYAAAPRPTLRAIAEMCLEREIPSQIAIEDEMPCGTGLCYTCAIPVIRKDGRGYDNLRACAEGPVFNPARILWDRWIGDASGSAPTPPEGFAKVRTWPG; the protein is encoded by the coding sequence GTGAAGCGCGCCCGCGCCGAGGTCCTGAACGCGCGGCGGTTCGGCGTGTATCACTCGATCACGGTGGTGGCGCCGGAAGTGGCGGAGCGTGCCCGACCCGGCCAGTTCCTCTCGATCGGGATGCCAGAGGGGCGTTCGTTCATCTTTCGGCGTCAGTTCTCCATCCACGAGGCGTCGCGCCGCGGGGGCTGGGCCGGCACGCTCGAGTTCGTCTTCGATCGTCACGGTCCGGGAACCAGCTGGCTGGCAGGCGTGCGGGTCCATGAGTTCCTCGATGTGATCGGCCCGCTCGGCACAGCGTTTGCCTATCCGGCGAAGCTGAACGCGTGCCTCCTCGTCTCTGAGGGTCACGCGTCGGCGCCGATGTACTTCCTCGCGCAGGAGCTCCGAGCGCGCGGCAAACGCGTCGACATGATCGTGGGCGCCGAGACGCACGAGCACGTCTTCAAGCCGATCGAGGGCAAGCGGCTGTCGCAGACGTTCTCGATCGTTACCGCCGACGGCAGCCTCGGCGAACGCGGGACCGTGCTCGACGCGCTCCCCGGGATGCTCGAGACCACGGGCGCCGAGGTGGTCTACGCCGCTGCGCCACGGCCGACCCTCCGGGCGATCGCCGAGATGTGCCTCGAACGCGAGATCCCCTCGCAGATCGCGATCGAGGACGAGATGCCGTGCGGCACCGGCCTCTGCTACACGTGCGCGATCCCGGTGATACGCAAGGACGGCCGGGGATACGACAACCTTCGCGCGTGCGCGGAAGGTCCCGTGTTCAACCCGGCACGCATCCTGTGGGACCGGTGGATCGGTGACGCATCCGGATCGGCGCCGACTCCTCCCGAGGGATTCGCGAAGGTCCGCACGTGGCCCGGATGA
- the carA gene encoding glutamine-hydrolyzing carbamoyl-phosphate synthase small subunit produces the protein MTEALLALEDGTVLRGRSFGAPGEAFGEAVFNTAMSGYQEVLTDPSYAGQIVTMTSPHQGNCGTNAEDPEAARVHVAGFVVREASRRASSWRATGTLHDELVDAGVVGIDEVDTRRLTLRLRERGAMRCAVSTEDGDPDSLVERVRAAPGMEGADLATGVSTTERYEARDLVGPASSAKGPVFRVVAYDFGLKRTILRRLAEEGIEATVVPAGTAASEIGEVEGVFLSNGPGDPAATRYGIAAAKGVLGRVPVFGICLGHQLLALALGGRTYKMPFGHRGANQPVRDTRTGRVEVTSHNHGFAVDPDGWRRKAGEAGGMVGSRSEHRDRGPRVVETAFGSAELTHWNLNDGTLEGLRCLDVPAMSVQYHPEAAPGPHDAGHLFGEFRRLMARA, from the coding sequence GTGACCGAAGCGCTTCTGGCGCTCGAAGACGGGACGGTGCTCCGGGGCCGGTCGTTCGGCGCGCCGGGCGAGGCGTTCGGTGAGGCGGTGTTCAACACCGCGATGTCGGGTTACCAGGAGGTGCTCACCGACCCGTCGTACGCCGGTCAGATCGTGACGATGACCTCGCCGCATCAAGGCAACTGCGGGACCAACGCGGAGGACCCCGAGGCGGCGCGAGTCCACGTCGCGGGGTTCGTCGTTCGAGAGGCGTCCAGGCGAGCGTCGAGCTGGCGCGCCACGGGAACGCTCCACGACGAGCTGGTGGATGCGGGCGTCGTCGGGATCGACGAGGTCGACACCCGGCGGCTCACGCTCCGGCTCCGCGAGCGCGGCGCGATGCGTTGCGCCGTCTCCACCGAGGACGGCGACCCCGACTCCCTCGTCGAACGGGTCCGCGCGGCGCCCGGCATGGAGGGGGCCGATCTCGCCACGGGCGTGTCGACGACGGAGCGCTACGAGGCACGCGACCTGGTCGGCCCGGCGTCCTCGGCCAAGGGACCCGTGTTTCGCGTCGTCGCGTACGACTTCGGCCTGAAGCGCACCATCCTTCGCCGGCTGGCCGAGGAAGGGATCGAGGCGACGGTCGTTCCGGCCGGCACCGCGGCGAGCGAGATCGGAGAGGTGGAAGGCGTGTTCCTGTCGAACGGTCCCGGCGATCCCGCCGCGACGCGCTACGGCATCGCCGCCGCGAAGGGCGTGCTCGGACGCGTTCCCGTGTTCGGGATCTGCCTCGGGCATCAATTGCTCGCGCTCGCGCTCGGCGGGCGCACCTACAAGATGCCCTTCGGCCACCGCGGCGCGAACCAGCCGGTGAGGGATACGCGGACCGGCCGCGTCGAGGTCACCAGCCACAACCACGGGTTCGCCGTCGATCCGGACGGCTGGAGACGCAAGGCCGGCGAGGCGGGGGGCATGGTGGGTTCGCGAAGCGAGCACCGCGACCGTGGCCCACGCGTCGTGGAGACCGCGTTCGGCAGCGCCGAGCTCACGCACTGGAACCTGAACGACGGCACGCTCGAGGGACTTCGCTGCCTGGACGTCCCGGCGATGTCGGTGCAGTACCACCCCGAGGCCGCCCCGGGGCCGCACGACGCCGGCCACCTGTTCGGGGAGTTCAGGCGATTGATGGCACGTGCCTAG
- a CDS encoding dihydroorotase: protein MTRIVVKGARVVDPAGGRDEVADLFIEGGRIAEPDGPTSGATVVDADGLVVAPGLVDLHSHLREPGREDKETIETGCRAAALGGYTAVSAMANTDPVADNAAVVHEVRDLAQRACMCDVFPVGAITRGLAGEKMAELGEMINAGVRIFSDDGRCVPSARVLRNALTYARAFDGAVIAEHCEDPSLSEGGQMHEGYHSSSLGLAGQPREAEEIVVARDLALARLTGGRLHLCHLSSAGSVSLVRRAKAEGLRVTAEVTPHHLVFTDEDLRTYDSNFKVNPPLRTAEDRDALIEGLADGTVDAVATDHAPHAVEEKETEFDQASFGTTGLETALAAVLTFVVGSGAMTLTGALEAMSTRPARILGTDDHGMPLEPGAPANVIAFDPAAEWVVEPPFASKSRNSAFLGRTLRGRMVHTIYRGELVVADGKAQR, encoded by the coding sequence GTGACGCGGATCGTCGTGAAGGGCGCGCGCGTTGTCGACCCAGCCGGTGGACGCGACGAGGTGGCCGATCTTTTCATCGAAGGCGGACGGATCGCGGAGCCGGACGGCCCCACCTCGGGTGCGACCGTCGTGGACGCCGATGGTCTCGTCGTCGCGCCCGGCCTCGTCGACCTGCACTCGCATCTTCGGGAGCCGGGACGTGAGGACAAGGAGACGATCGAGACCGGCTGTCGCGCGGCCGCGCTGGGGGGATACACCGCCGTCTCGGCGATGGCGAACACCGACCCGGTCGCCGACAACGCCGCGGTGGTCCACGAGGTTCGAGACCTCGCCCAGCGGGCCTGCATGTGCGACGTGTTCCCGGTCGGCGCGATCACACGGGGCCTGGCCGGCGAGAAGATGGCGGAGCTAGGGGAGATGATCAACGCCGGGGTTCGGATCTTCAGCGACGACGGACGATGCGTCCCGAGCGCGCGCGTCCTGCGCAACGCGCTCACCTATGCGCGCGCGTTCGATGGCGCCGTCATCGCCGAGCACTGCGAGGACCCGTCCCTCTCGGAGGGCGGACAGATGCACGAGGGATACCACTCGTCCTCACTCGGCCTCGCCGGGCAGCCCCGTGAGGCGGAAGAGATCGTCGTCGCGCGAGACCTCGCTCTGGCTCGGCTGACGGGTGGGCGCCTGCACCTGTGTCACCTCTCCTCGGCCGGATCGGTGAGCCTCGTCCGACGGGCGAAGGCAGAGGGACTCCGCGTCACCGCGGAGGTGACGCCCCACCACCTCGTGTTCACCGACGAGGACCTTCGGACGTACGACTCGAATTTCAAAGTGAACCCACCGCTTCGAACGGCGGAGGACCGCGACGCGCTTATCGAGGGGCTGGCCGACGGAACCGTCGATGCCGTGGCGACCGATCACGCGCCGCACGCGGTCGAGGAGAAGGAGACGGAGTTCGACCAAGCCTCGTTCGGGACGACCGGACTCGAGACGGCACTCGCCGCGGTGCTCACGTTCGTCGTCGGGAGCGGAGCGATGACGCTGACCGGTGCCCTCGAGGCCATGTCGACCCGGCCGGCTCGGATCCTGGGTACCGACGATCACGGGATGCCCCTCGAGCCGGGAGCGCCGGCAAACGTGATCGCGTTCGATCCGGCCGCCGAATGGGTCGTCGAGCCGCCGTTCGCGTCCAAGAGCCGGAACAGCGCGTTCCTCGGTAGAACGCTCCGCGGGCGAATGGTGCACACGATCTATCGTGGCGAACTGGTCGTGGCCGACGGGAAGGCGCAGCGGTGA
- the carB gene encoding carbamoyl-phosphate synthase large subunit, whose protein sequence is MPRRTDIERILIVGSGPIVIGQACEFDYSGTQACKVLRRERYHVSLVNSNPATIMTDPEFADRTYVEPLTPDSVARVIERERPDALLPTLGGQTALNVAVALAESGELDRLGVRLIGAGLHAIRRAEDRSGFRQAMNEAGLDVPRADSATTVADAISLGGEIGYPVIVRPSFTLGGGGSGFAGDRPELERLASRGLDASPVTEVLIEESIAGWKEFELEVMRDGVDNAVVICSIENIDPMGVHTGDSITVAPAQTLTDREYQRMRDSALACIRAIGVETGGSNVQFAVDPRTGRQVLIEMNPRVSRSSALASKATGFPIAKIAALLAVGYTLDEITNDITGATPAAFEPSLDYVAVKVPRFAFEKFPEADPVLTSTMKSVGEVMAVGRTFKEALGKAWRSLERGADLALREPISLKRLGVPGEWRLHLVEAALSAGHSVDEIAVATGIDPWFVDQIAQVAERAREVENREIDSVDAAELRRLKRAGLSDRRIATLTDSTEADVRARRTALGVRPVFKTVDTCAGEFPAQTPYHYSAYEEQSEVRPVDRSRVVILGSGPNRIGQGIEFDYACVHAAYALREAGYEAVMVNSNPETVSTDYDTSSRLYFEPVSTEDVLAVCEAEQPTGVICQLGGQSPLKLAHDVEAAGFRVLGTPPSAIDLAEDRGKFAELLRELDIAAPAHGQARDPDEARSVAARVGYPVLVRPSYVLGGRAMEIVYGEEELERFVATAVEASPEHPVLIDRFLEGAIEVDVDAVSDGSNIFVGAVMEHIEEAGVHSGDSSCQIPPATLSDEELDEVERIVWTIARRLGVVGLINVQLAVKEERIWVLEANPRASRTVPFVSKAVGVPLAKVATLVLLGRTLDDLVADGTVPADPRHYRHVPYTAVKASVLPFGRFPGVDTVLGPEMKSTGEVMGLDADPGRALAKAFVASGSALPRSGTVFVSVANRDKRAIAFPSRRLAEMGFKLLATKGTGGVLERAGIPVTRVAKVSEGRRSIVDLIRERRVDLVINTPFGRGARTDGYFIRTAAAQAGIPCVTTVPGLLAALRGIEALRSDASEPSKPRALQEFHAAARSVPVQARLAEWSEVVS, encoded by the coding sequence GTGCCTAGACGGACCGACATCGAACGCATCCTGATCGTTGGATCGGGACCCATCGTCATCGGGCAGGCCTGCGAGTTCGACTACTCAGGTACGCAGGCGTGCAAGGTGCTGCGCCGCGAGCGGTATCACGTGTCGCTCGTGAACTCGAACCCGGCGACGATCATGACGGACCCCGAGTTCGCCGACCGAACCTACGTCGAGCCCCTCACCCCGGACTCTGTGGCGCGCGTGATCGAACGGGAACGGCCCGATGCCCTCCTCCCGACACTGGGCGGGCAGACCGCGCTGAACGTCGCCGTTGCGCTCGCGGAGTCGGGCGAGCTCGACCGCCTCGGCGTCCGACTGATCGGTGCCGGGCTCCACGCGATCCGCCGCGCCGAGGACCGGAGCGGCTTCCGTCAAGCCATGAATGAGGCGGGGCTCGACGTACCGCGTGCGGATTCCGCGACAACAGTCGCCGATGCCATCTCGCTCGGCGGCGAGATCGGCTACCCGGTCATCGTTCGGCCGTCGTTCACGCTCGGCGGTGGGGGGAGCGGGTTCGCCGGGGATCGCCCGGAACTTGAACGGTTGGCGTCCCGGGGGCTCGATGCCAGTCCGGTCACAGAGGTCCTGATCGAGGAGTCGATCGCCGGATGGAAGGAGTTCGAGCTGGAAGTCATGCGCGACGGCGTCGACAACGCCGTCGTGATCTGCTCGATCGAGAACATCGACCCCATGGGCGTGCACACCGGAGACTCGATCACCGTCGCGCCGGCGCAAACGCTGACCGATCGCGAGTACCAGCGGATGCGCGACTCGGCGCTCGCCTGTATCCGCGCGATCGGCGTCGAGACGGGTGGGTCGAACGTGCAGTTCGCGGTCGACCCGCGGACCGGTCGGCAGGTGCTGATCGAGATGAACCCCCGCGTTTCGCGGTCGAGCGCCCTCGCGTCGAAGGCGACGGGCTTTCCCATCGCGAAGATCGCCGCGCTGCTCGCCGTCGGGTACACGCTCGACGAGATCACCAACGACATCACCGGCGCGACGCCGGCCGCCTTCGAGCCGTCGCTGGACTACGTCGCCGTGAAAGTGCCGCGGTTCGCCTTCGAGAAGTTCCCGGAGGCCGATCCCGTCCTCACGTCGACCATGAAGTCGGTGGGTGAGGTGATGGCGGTCGGTCGCACGTTCAAGGAGGCGCTCGGCAAGGCGTGGCGCTCGCTCGAACGCGGCGCTGATCTCGCGCTCCGTGAACCGATCTCGTTGAAGCGGCTCGGCGTGCCGGGGGAGTGGCGGCTCCACCTGGTCGAAGCGGCGCTTTCGGCCGGGCACTCGGTGGACGAGATCGCCGTCGCCACCGGGATCGATCCGTGGTTCGTCGACCAGATCGCTCAGGTCGCGGAGCGGGCGCGCGAGGTCGAGAACAGGGAGATCGACTCCGTCGATGCCGCCGAGCTCCGACGCCTCAAACGCGCCGGGCTCTCCGACCGACGGATCGCGACGCTGACCGACTCGACCGAAGCCGACGTGCGGGCGCGCCGAACGGCGCTCGGCGTCCGGCCGGTGTTCAAGACCGTCGACACGTGCGCGGGCGAATTCCCCGCGCAAACGCCGTACCACTACTCCGCGTACGAAGAGCAGAGCGAGGTCCGGCCCGTGGACCGTTCACGCGTGGTGATCCTCGGCTCCGGGCCGAACCGCATCGGCCAGGGCATCGAGTTCGACTACGCGTGCGTCCACGCTGCCTACGCGCTCCGCGAGGCGGGATACGAGGCGGTGATGGTGAACTCGAACCCCGAGACGGTCTCGACCGACTACGACACGAGCTCTCGGCTGTACTTCGAGCCGGTCTCGACCGAGGACGTGCTCGCGGTGTGCGAGGCGGAGCAGCCGACCGGGGTCATCTGTCAGCTCGGCGGCCAGTCACCCCTGAAGCTCGCCCACGATGTGGAGGCCGCCGGATTCCGAGTCCTCGGCACACCGCCGTCGGCGATCGACCTGGCGGAGGACCGCGGCAAGTTCGCGGAGCTCCTTCGCGAGCTCGACATCGCGGCGCCCGCGCACGGCCAGGCGCGTGATCCGGATGAGGCTCGCTCGGTCGCGGCGCGGGTCGGCTATCCGGTGCTCGTCCGGCCGTCGTACGTCCTCGGCGGCCGCGCGATGGAGATCGTCTACGGGGAGGAGGAGCTCGAACGATTCGTCGCCACGGCCGTGGAGGCGAGTCCGGAGCATCCCGTGCTGATCGATAGGTTCCTGGAGGGCGCCATCGAGGTCGACGTCGACGCGGTCTCCGACGGGTCGAACATCTTCGTCGGCGCCGTCATGGAACACATCGAGGAGGCAGGAGTTCACTCCGGGGACAGCTCGTGTCAGATCCCGCCGGCGACGCTGTCGGACGAGGAGCTCGACGAGGTCGAACGCATCGTGTGGACGATCGCGCGAAGGCTGGGCGTCGTCGGGTTGATCAACGTCCAGCTCGCGGTGAAGGAGGAACGAATCTGGGTCCTCGAGGCAAACCCGCGGGCGTCGCGCACGGTGCCGTTCGTCTCGAAGGCAGTCGGCGTTCCGCTCGCGAAGGTGGCTACGCTGGTTCTGCTGGGCCGAACCCTCGACGACCTCGTCGCGGACGGCACGGTTCCGGCGGATCCGCGCCACTATCGGCACGTGCCGTACACGGCGGTGAAGGCCTCGGTCCTTCCGTTCGGTCGGTTCCCCGGCGTGGACACGGTTCTCGGCCCGGAGATGAAGTCGACTGGCGAGGTGATGGGCCTGGACGCCGATCCGGGCCGCGCGCTGGCGAAGGCATTCGTTGCGAGCGGCTCGGCGCTTCCGCGTTCGGGAACGGTGTTCGTCTCCGTCGCCAACCGCGATAAGCGGGCGATCGCGTTTCCATCTCGGCGCCTTGCCGAGATGGGTTTCAAGCTCCTTGCAACGAAGGGGACGGGCGGGGTGCTCGAGCGCGCCGGCATCCCGGTCACCCGCGTGGCGAAGGTCTCCGAGGGCCGTCGAAGCATCGTCGACCTGATCCGCGAGCGCCGCGTCGATCTGGTGATCAACACGCCGTTCGGTCGTGGGGCACGGACCGACGGTTACTTCATCAGGACGGCGGCCGCCCAGGCCGGTATACCCTGCGTGACAACGGTGCCGGGGCTCCTCGCCGCGCTGCGGGGGATCGAGGCGCTCCGGTCCGACGCCTCCGAACCCTCCAAACCCCGTGCGCTGCAGGAGTTCCATGCCGCGGCGCGCAGCGTCCCGGTGCAGGCACGCCTGGCCGAGTGGAGCGAGGTCGTTTCGTGA
- a CDS encoding dihydroorotate dehydrogenase has translation MTSSAIGQTSAVDLNGLAFSHPVLAASGCLSTGRDVPSVVDLRRLAGVVTRSITVAPSRGSVVPRAAETASGLLSHVGLQNPGVDEFLAKDLPRLVQAKVPVIASIAGTRLDEYVRLTTALDRRPGIVALEVYVSTSDEEFAGEPFHARPERLNEIVGAVARMSRLPVFVKLPPMLPQLVETARVCIRAGASGLTLIDAVPGLAVDADRLQSRLAAPIGGLSGPAIKPIALAAVYRVAQVMPRVPIMGVGGVSTAADAVEFLLAGAWAVQVGTAMLVNPSAPVEIAQGIASYLKEKGISSPADLRGRLRVRGEPAGDGAS, from the coding sequence ATGACGTCGAGCGCGATTGGACAGACGAGCGCGGTCGACCTGAACGGCCTGGCCTTCTCCCACCCCGTCCTGGCGGCCTCTGGTTGCTTGTCGACGGGTCGCGACGTTCCGAGCGTCGTCGACCTGCGTCGCCTCGCTGGGGTGGTGACGAGGAGCATCACGGTCGCACCGTCGAGAGGTTCGGTGGTGCCTCGTGCGGCCGAGACGGCATCGGGATTGCTCTCGCACGTCGGCCTGCAGAATCCCGGCGTCGACGAGTTCCTGGCCAAGGACCTTCCACGGCTGGTTCAGGCGAAGGTTCCGGTGATCGCCTCGATCGCGGGAACGCGACTCGACGAGTACGTGCGCCTCACCACCGCGCTCGATCGCCGCCCGGGCATCGTCGCGCTCGAGGTGTACGTGTCGACCTCGGACGAGGAGTTCGCCGGCGAGCCGTTCCACGCGAGGCCCGAGCGGCTGAACGAAATCGTCGGCGCCGTCGCGCGGATGTCGCGACTGCCGGTGTTCGTGAAGCTTCCGCCCATGCTTCCGCAACTCGTGGAGACGGCCCGCGTGTGCATCCGCGCCGGGGCCTCGGGACTCACGCTGATCGACGCCGTGCCCGGGCTTGCCGTCGATGCCGATCGGCTCCAATCCAGGCTCGCCGCGCCGATCGGAGGACTGTCCGGACCGGCCATCAAGCCGATCGCGCTCGCGGCCGTGTATCGAGTGGCCCAGGTGATGCCGCGGGTCCCGATCATGGGTGTGGGCGGCGTGTCAACGGCGGCCGACGCCGTCGAGTTCCTGCTCGCCGGCGCGTGGGCCGTTCAGGTCGGGACCGCGATGCTGGTGAACCCGTCTGCCCCGGTCGAGATCGCACAGGGCATCGCGTCCTACCTCAAAGAGAAGGGGATCTCCTCGCCGGCGGATCTCAGGGGCAGGCTCCGCGTACGAGGGGAACCGGCCGGGGACGGAGCCTCGTGA
- a CDS encoding aspartate carbamoyltransferase catalytic subunit — translation MNKHLLSIDDVTAEDIVRILDTAESFREIGTRVIKKVPALRGRTVVNLFYENSTRTRISFELAAKRLSADVINFSTSGSSVSKGESLKDTALTLQAMGADAIVIRHSSSGSPLTLTKWVRGSVLNAGDGTHEHPTQALLDIYTMRERLGRLEGLRVAIVGDVLHSRVARSLSFALVKVGAEVTLVGPPTLIPPDAPGWGAQVSYDIGSVLPKLDVCYMLRVQHERQRQQYFPSVREYARLFGLTSGRVAMLPPEALIMHPGPMNRGVEIESDVADLPNSVIEEQVTNGIAIRMALLYLLLGGARDARPGGVGERTGDDEEAGM, via the coding sequence GTGAACAAGCATCTGTTGTCGATCGACGACGTGACGGCCGAGGACATCGTTCGGATCCTCGACACTGCGGAGTCGTTCCGCGAGATCGGAACTCGCGTGATCAAGAAGGTTCCGGCGCTCCGCGGCCGCACGGTGGTGAACCTGTTCTACGAGAACTCGACGCGAACGCGCATCAGCTTCGAGCTCGCGGCGAAGCGTCTGTCTGCGGACGTGATCAACTTCTCCACGAGCGGATCGAGCGTGAGCAAGGGCGAGAGCCTCAAGGACACCGCGCTCACGCTGCAGGCGATGGGCGCCGACGCGATCGTGATCCGACACTCCTCCAGTGGGTCACCGCTGACCCTGACCAAGTGGGTCCGCGGCAGCGTGCTGAACGCCGGTGACGGGACACACGAGCACCCCACGCAGGCGCTGCTCGACATCTACACGATGCGCGAGCGGCTCGGCCGGCTCGAGGGACTGCGCGTGGCGATCGTCGGCGACGTCCTGCACTCACGCGTCGCGCGGTCGCTCTCGTTCGCGCTCGTGAAGGTGGGCGCGGAGGTCACGCTCGTCGGTCCGCCGACGCTCATTCCGCCGGACGCGCCTGGTTGGGGAGCCCAGGTCTCCTACGACATCGGGTCGGTCCTTCCCAAGCTCGACGTCTGCTACATGCTCCGCGTTCAGCACGAGCGGCAACGCCAGCAGTACTTCCCGAGCGTGCGCGAGTACGCGCGGCTGTTCGGTCTCACGAGCGGGCGCGTGGCGATGCTGCCGCCCGAGGCGCTGATCATGCATCCCGGCCCCATGAACCGCGGCGTCGAGATCGAGAGCGATGTCGCGGACCTCCCGAACTCGGTCATCGAGGAGCAGGTGACCAACGGGATCGCCATCCGAATGGCGCTCCTGTACCTGCTGCTCGGCGGGGCCCGCGACGCCCGCCCTGGCGGCGTGGGCGAGCGGACCGGGGACGACGAGGAGGCGGGAATGTGA
- a CDS encoding twin-arginine translocase TatA/TatE family subunit, whose translation MARAADCSAAAPRTGGSVKMLAYSPGPEWIVVLVVLVLLFGAKKLPELARSVGKSTSEFKKGMSEGASDEDAAGTADDVDERAQRKAETSD comes from the coding sequence ATGGCACGTGCGGCTGATTGCTCGGCCGCGGCGCCACGAACGGGAGGATCGGTCAAGATGCTCGCGTACAGCCCGGGTCCCGAGTGGATCGTCGTCCTCGTGGTCCTCGTCCTGCTGTTCGGGGCGAAGAAGCTGCCGGAGCTCGCGCGGTCGGTCGGAAAATCCACCTCGGAGTTCAAGAAGGGCATGTCCGAGGGGGCGTCCGACGAGGACGCGGCCGGCACGGCGGACGACGTTGATGAGCGCGCTCAGCGGAAGGCCGAAACGTCGGACTAG